A single window of Oxyura jamaicensis isolate SHBP4307 breed ruddy duck chromosome 3, BPBGC_Ojam_1.0, whole genome shotgun sequence DNA harbors:
- the CTSB gene encoding cathepsin B, translating to MWLSVSILCVLVALANARSIPYYPPLSSDLVNHINKLNTTWKAGHNFHNTDMSYVKKLCGTFLGGPKLPERVDFAADLDLPDNFDSRKQWPNCPTISEIRDQGSCGSCWAFGAVEAISDRICVHTNAKVSVEVSAEDLLSCCGFECGMGCNGGYPSGAWRYWTERGLVSGGLYDSHVGCRPYSIPPCEHHVNGSRPPCTGEGGETPRCSRHCEPGYSPSYKEDKHYGITSYGVPHSEKEIMAEIYKNGPVEGAFIVYEDFLMYKSGVYQHVSGEQVGGHAIRILGWGVENGTPYWLAANSWNTDWGDNGFFKILRGEDHCGIESEIVAGIPRTEQYWKRM from the exons ATGTGGCTGTCCGTGTCCATCCTGTGTGTTCTGGTGGCCTTGGCCAATGCCCGCAGCATTCCTTACTACCCACCGCTCTCCAGCGACCTGGTCAACCACATCAACAAGCTCAACACCACCTGGAAG GCAGGACACAACTTCCACAACACTGACATGAGCTATGTGAAGAAGCTCTGTGGCACCTTCCTAGGTGGCCCCAAGCTCCCTGAGAG GGTTGATTTTGCTGCAGATCTGGACTTGCCAGATAACTTTGACTCACGGAAGCAGTGGCCCAACTGTCCCACCATCAGCGAGATAAGAGACCAGGGCTCCTGTGGCTCTTGCTGG GCCTTTGGTGCTGTAGAAGCCATTTCAGACAGGATCTGTGTCCACACAAACGCCAAGGTGAGCGTGGAGGTGTCAGCGGAGGACTTGCTGTCGTGCTGCGGCTTCGAGTGCGGCATGGG GTGCAATGGTGGTTACCCCTCCGGTGCATGGAGGTACTGGACGGAGCGGGGCCTCGTGTCCGGGGGCCTCTATGACTCCCACGTGG GCTGCCGTCCCTACTCCATCCCACCCTGTGAGCACCATGTCAACGGCTCCCGGCCACCATgcactggggagggaggagaaaccCCCAGGTGCAGCCGGCACTGCGAGCCTGGCTACTCGCCCTCATACAAGGAGGACAAGCACTACG GTATCACGTCCTACGGTGTCCCTCACAGCGAGAAGGAAATCATGGCTGAGATCTACAAGAACGGACCGGTGGAAGGAGCCTTTATTGTCTACGAGGACTTCCTGATGTACAAATCTG GGGTGTACCAGCACGTGTCCGGCGAGCAGGTCGGAGGCCACGCGATCCGGATCCTGGGTTGGGGGGTCGAAAACGGGACCCCCTACTGGCTGGCTGCCAACTCCTGGAACACTGACTGGGGGGATAACG GCTTCTTCAAAATCCTCCGAGGAGAGGACCACTGCGGTATCGAATCCGAAATCGTGGCTGGCATCCCCAGGACGGAGCAATACTGGAAGAGGATGTAA